The DNA segment AGGTACAGCAGTGCGACCATCAGACGGATCGGCAACCGCGGCCGACCCGCGGCACTGATACCGGCACCCGCCACCGCCAGGGTCGGGCCGAACAGATCCTCGCCCACCTCCAACTGTCCGTCTCGCGCCTGGCGTGCGAACACTGGCGCCAACGTCGCCTCGATCTGCGGCCACGGCATACGCATGGCCAGAACCGCCAGCGGATGGCGCAGGTCGATCATGGCGTCAAGGCGGCTACGGAAAAAGTCGGGCGTGCTCATCGGCAAGTCGAAAACTCCCAGAAAGGGGATCAGATTCATATTCCTTCTGGGAGTTCTCCATCACCCCAATTCTCGCCATGGCCTTGCCACGCTTGGCTTCGTAACATTCTGCAGGACGGACTACGTACTCTATCCGAGAGGTCATTCGAAACGTCTTTGAACACTCTCAGGCCAACGAGTGTTATATCTGTGGGCAGCGCTGGTATGACGGGAAAGTCGAAATCGCGATTCTCGACGAGGGTATCGGTATTGCACGCACTCTCTCTGAATTCCACGGAATTGCATCTGATGCTGACGCATTGCTGCTCGCGGTTCGTCCAGGCATCTCTCGTACAAGTGGCTACAGCGGTTGGCAAAACATCTACGACAACTCGGGATTTGGCTTGTACGTTATGAGTGAGCTTGCTGCAAACTTCGGCTGGTTTGCACTGGGAAGCGGAGATGCGCTGCTGTTCGGATACCAACGGCAGCGCGCAGTGAGCGCTGCCTCATTCCGAGGTACGTTCTTTGGTATGAAGTTTCTCAACACTCCCGCAGATATCAGGTCCGTTCTTGATGACATCATTGCTGCAGGCGAGGAGGATGCTCAACAAACTGGCATCCGCATCCGTGCATCTGGCCGAAGTCGAATCGTGTTGTAATGCGTAACGCCTCGGATTGTCGCTTTCATACCCTTTGGGGAGCTGAAAGACTATGTTGCCTCGGGCAAGAAGCGGGTGACGTGGCCTACCCCCGAGTCATGGGGCGCCTTTCCGATTTGATGAATTCCTTCTCAAAACATAAGGACAGACAGCTCAAAGAGCTGGCAGATTTTGCCGCCTCGCGGCAAGCCAAATGCAATATATCGCTTGGCAGCAGTGCGCTCAGAGTGGGTCGCCCGCGCTTACCGGCTCGGTTCTGTATACCGCCAGAAATAGTGCGAATGCCGGTGGTGCTTGACCTGCTTCTTCTCAGGGAAGAACCGCACCTTGCCGGCAGGACCGGCGTCGGCCTCTACTTCCACGTGACTGGCTGCTGTTGAGGTACCGGGCGGCAAGAGGTTCACGGCAGCCGAAGCGTATTGGAACCTGGATGCGCTCGAGAATCCCGTTGGCTCCCGGGGGCTGGCGGAACGTTCGAGGTGTCCAAGTAAGATGGCACCTTGATGCCAGACGCCTGTTTCCCATGATGCTAATTCTTGATTCCGCGCGGCGTGGTGCCCATCACATTGCGCGTCGCCCATCAAGTCGGGAAGGTTCTCAAGTATGTGCCAGAGGGCGGCGTGGTGCAGCCTCGCTATAGCTTCTACAAGTGACCAGTTTTTCCTCACTCCACGCGCCGGTTATAAGGGGGGCTTCGACCTGCCGACCTCACACAAGGACGGAAGCAAGTGCGGCAGAGTTGCTACCGTTTGCGCGTGGGGCATTGGGTTCATTCAGGCTCGAAGCCTCGGGTGAGTCACTTCGAGTCCACAACTGGAAGCTGGTAGTACATGTTCCACGCGGCCCGCGCGCGCCTGGCTGCAATGTGGAACTCAGCTAGCGCAGCAGGGGTTGGGGTGCTAAACGCCTCAAGCCGGTGGAGCGCGGTTTCGGCTGCGGCGTCTAGCCGGGTGGCCGTTGCAAGCAACTTGGCCTGAGCTTCGCGCAGGGTGATGTCGGCGGTTAAGCCTGCTGCTGACAGGGCGAACTGCCGGGCGTCGTGCTCGGCGCGGTGCGGCTTGAAACCGGGAATCGGTTCGTGAAGCAGTTTTGAAGTCAGCGCGGCTAACGCGCGTTCAACGTCCAGGCTCAGCATCTCCTACGTCCTTGGCAAATGTGAAATAGGTGGCATCAAGCGCCTCTGGCTCACCAATCGATTGGATTTGATGCGCTGTCGGGAGCGTGTTGAGCACCCAAGCGAGGCGTCCTTCTGCTAGCCCAATGCTCCATTCGTAAGTCATGAGTCACTGCGGACCAAACGTGTCAACCTGAAGCGCAGTTTCGATTGAGGACCTGCAGCTGCAATACCGGTTTCTGGCTCGCAAGCGATGTATCGTTCGTCTCTTCGGCTCGCGCTGACCACACTAGGATGGTCGTCAATAGCCAACCATTGGGTCAACCTTCGCCTGTGAGCTTCCGCCATGATTTCGTCAGCGCGAGAAGACCTATATGTTTCGACGACACCTTCAAAGCGGCTGCCGAGTGGTCCTAGCAGGCGAATAAGGGCCTTGTCATCAAAAAGTCGCCGCCAGTCAGAACTGACAACAATCCGGACCGCAGGGTACGGAGCGAGCAGTGAGTCGAGTATCGGCAGCCAGACAAACAGATTTGGATTGCCGATGAGACGGAAATTTTCATCTACGGCCTGCTCCCCATAGGGATGGAGAACGCCGTCGAAATCTAAAAAGATTACCTGCATGCTCACCACGTGTCGCTAGAATCCAAGAGCTCGCAATTGATGCCGCGGTGTTAAACGACGGACCTTCCGAGCCCAGCCGGCTACGGAACAGCCAGTTCATGCGGCCCAATATCTCCCCCGGAGACCAGGATATCGAATTCGAGGTCGGATGGAAATGCGTACGGGGTCGAAATCCTAGTGCAGGTCGGACAGTACGTGTATGGACGGTGGTCTCTGGGCCCAGAGTATGCCTCCAGTCTCCAGCGGAGACATTGCTGCTAGAGTTCATTTCTGTCATCCTTGATGTGGCTCGCCAATGGCCCACGCTCGGATGCGGTTTC comes from the Cupriavidus basilensis genome and includes:
- a CDS encoding HAD domain-containing protein, which codes for MQVIFLDFDGVLHPYGEQAVDENFRLIGNPNLFVWLPILDSLLAPYPAVRIVVSSDWRRLFDDKALIRLLGPLGSRFEGVVETYRSSRADEIMAEAHRRRLTQWLAIDDHPSVVSASRRDERYIACEPETGIAAAGPQSKLRFRLTRLVRSDS